AAACTATATAAAAGTAATCATAATTTTGATAAAGTTCCATTTATCTTGAAATTTTTACTTATTGCAGTATTTATTGTTATATGTTTTTATTCTTATTTGATTAGTAAAGATTCGCAGCAGATTTTAAAATTATCTAAACATATTGCTAAGTGGTCTAAAGGCGAAACAAAGTCTCCTTTTAAATACAACACAAATAGCGAAATAAATTCATTAGTTAAAGAATTTAATAGAGCATCAGAAAGAATTGATGAATTAATTTTATCAAGACAGTTTTTTTTAAGAGCTATTATGCATGAATTAAAAACTCCTATTGGCAAGGGTATGATTATCACTGATTTACCATATAGTGAAAAAAATAATAATATATTAAAACAGATTTTTGAAAGGCTTAGTGTTTTAACTAATGAATTTGGAAAAATAGAGCAAGTATTGTCAAAAAATCATATTTTAAATTTACAAGAATATAGTTTTTTAATTTTGTTTGAGCAAGTAAAAGATATTATGTTTTTAGAAGATGAAAGTATTATAAATATTGAATATTTAAATGATGAAAATATTTTTGTTGATGCCGAACTTTTTACATTATTACTCAAAAATTTATTAGATAATGCTTTAAAATATTCTAAAGACGGAAAATGCCATTTGAGTTTTGATAAAAATGAAATTACTATAAAAAATAGTGGTGATAAATTAGAATATGATATTAAAGAGTATTTTAAACCTTTTATTAGAGGTAGTAGCACAAAACCCGGTTTAGGTTTGGGATTATATTTAATAAAGTATATTTGTGATATACATAATTTTACTATTGATTATTCTTATGAGAGTGAATTTCATATTTTTAGGGTAAAACTTTGAAACATTTTGATAATCTTTGTAAAAGTATAGGTAAGATACAAGGCATAGGTAAAAAAACTTCATTAAAGATGGCTTATTATTTATGCTATGAAAATAAAAATTTATTAGTAGAATTAATGCATTCTTTAGAAAACGCTAGTAAAAACATACAAGAATGTAGTGTTTGTGGTTGTTTGAGTGAAAATGAATTATGTGATTTTTGTGTTAGTGAT
This genomic stretch from Campylobacter sp. MG1 harbors:
- a CDS encoding ArsS family sensor histidine kinase, whose translation is MFKNFFLKTKNIFLFIFLACFVFLYWFSYSTNKIALKNEELNRQYLIIKQLNKIYENGLFKEIDEYLRYSEYIEIDNKYYIDIISNGVAFYDDDKCNCLSGYEYDDNFFILVKNDEQSSYKLYKSNHNFDKVPFILKFLLIAVFIVICFYSYLISKDSQQILKLSKHIAKWSKGETKSPFKYNTNSEINSLVKEFNRASERIDELILSRQFFLRAIMHELKTPIGKGMIITDLPYSEKNNNILKQIFERLSVLTNEFGKIEQVLSKNHILNLQEYSFLILFEQVKDIMFLEDESIINIEYLNDENIFVDAELFTLLLKNLLDNALKYSKDGKCHLSFDKNEITIKNSGDKLEYDIKEYFKPFIRGSSTKPGLGLGLYLIKYICDIHNFTIDYSYESEFHIFRVKL